A part of Deinococcus roseus genomic DNA contains:
- a CDS encoding [LysW]-aminoadipate kinase, protein MIIVKVGGSLGIDYDALCRDIAALYKAGEKLILVHGGSAETNRVAEALGHPPRFITSPSGYTSRFTDRETIEIFEMVYCGKMNKGIVERLQRLGVNAVGLSGLDGRVFEGKHKDSVRSVENGKVKLLRGDHTGTVEKVNTHLIGLLLDNGYLPVLTPPASSYEGVAINVDGDRAAAALATALKAHTLMMLSNVPGLLRDYPNEDSLIPFIPATDVESYMGFAQDRMKKKVLGAAEAVAGGVGRVIFGDARIENPVSAALSGRGTVVADKPNAAD, encoded by the coding sequence ATGATCATCGTGAAGGTTGGCGGCTCTTTGGGCATTGATTACGATGCGCTGTGCAGGGACATTGCAGCGCTGTACAAAGCAGGGGAAAAACTCATTCTGGTGCACGGCGGCAGCGCCGAAACCAACCGGGTGGCAGAAGCCCTCGGACATCCTCCCCGTTTCATCACCTCTCCCAGTGGCTACACCAGCCGCTTCACGGACCGGGAAACCATCGAAATCTTCGAGATGGTGTACTGCGGCAAAATGAACAAGGGCATCGTGGAACGCCTGCAACGCCTGGGCGTCAACGCCGTGGGCCTGAGCGGTCTGGATGGCCGGGTTTTTGAAGGCAAACACAAAGACAGCGTGCGCAGCGTGGAAAATGGCAAAGTCAAACTGCTGCGTGGAGACCACACCGGCACCGTCGAGAAGGTCAACACCCACCTGATCGGGTTGCTGCTGGACAACGGATATCTGCCTGTCCTGACCCCTCCTGCCAGCAGTTACGAAGGGGTGGCCATCAACGTGGACGGGGACCGTGCTGCTGCTGCCCTCGCCACCGCCCTGAAAGCCCACACCCTGATGATGCTCTCCAACGTGCCAGGACTGCTGCGCGATTACCCCAACGAGGACAGCCTGATTCCCTTCATTCCCGCCACCGATGTGGAATCCTACATGGGGTTTGCCCAGGACCGCATGAAGAAAAAAGTGCTGGGTGCTGCGGAGGCCGTGGCCGGTGGAGTGGGCCGCGTGATTTTCGGAGATGCCCGCATTGAAAACCCGGTGTCCGCTGCCCTCTCTGGACGCGGCACTGTGGTGGCAGACAAACCCAACGCTGCAGACTGA
- a CDS encoding GNAT family N-acetyltransferase: MNPVLFRGQKVMLGVLERKDVPEIAPYFQNPGMTMYMYGYGKTTSLEEEYQWYDSTIKDPDNVTFGIFTPEGTLIGSCSLFGINHRMGTATFGICIWNPDFWSQGYGTEATRLMVEYGMFHLNLYNIDLFVYSFNPRGIQAYLKAGFREVGRRRGAALLGHERFDKVWMEITRDQVDLTRMQNMLPFLQSGPDA, from the coding sequence ATGAACCCTGTGCTGTTTCGTGGGCAAAAAGTCATGCTGGGGGTTCTGGAGCGCAAAGACGTTCCTGAAATTGCACCCTACTTCCAGAATCCAGGCATGACCATGTACATGTACGGGTATGGCAAAACCACCTCTCTGGAAGAGGAATACCAGTGGTACGACAGCACCATCAAGGATCCCGACAACGTGACCTTTGGCATCTTCACCCCGGAGGGCACCCTGATTGGGAGCTGTTCGCTGTTTGGCATCAACCACCGCATGGGAACGGCCACTTTTGGCATCTGCATCTGGAATCCAGACTTCTGGAGCCAGGGGTACGGCACCGAGGCCACCCGTCTGATGGTGGAGTACGGCATGTTCCACCTGAACCTTTACAACATCGATCTGTTTGTATATTCATTCAACCCGCGTGGCATTCAGGCCTATCTGAAAGCAGGATTCCGTGAGGTGGGTCGCCGCAGAGGGGCTGCTTTGCTGGGCCATGAGCGTTTTGACAAGGTCTGGATGGAGATCACCCGCGATCAGGTGGACCTGACCCGCATGCAAAACATGCTTCCCTTTCTGCAAAGTGGTCCTGACGCGTAA
- the lysW gene encoding lysine biosynthesis protein LysW, which translates to MNAECPDCGSVLDLNGFETGELITCSDCALELEVTHINPPKLAVAPQIEEDFGE; encoded by the coding sequence ATGAATGCAGAGTGCCCCGATTGTGGAAGTGTTCTCGATCTGAATGGTTTTGAAACCGGAGAACTCATCACGTGTAGCGACTGCGCTTTAGAGCTGGAAGTGACCCACATCAATCCGCCTAAACTTGCAGTTGCGCCCCAGATTGAAGAAGACTTCGGAGAATAA
- a CDS encoding DUF4419 domain-containing protein, whose product MSQRPGLVKSTAGTVHFSVDKVKKNRKQLSTTSLRKQLLSRNLNKVLSCSHDFNHQVVQSHWHPLLHATHAAYSLHYPLRITPDAFWIMLSQGFALHIANNAELLRDFFVGHQDKETLKVGIHDALDATNWQNAVQDWCSQIEQHVGPETTGLFTCNFSTTTPITRTASQIVMMDGLREYFDYRAMFVCGIPAITLEGTVEDWENIRARVQQMAFYDLDWWTRHLLPICDELILTAMGEPSLAFWQDIYLPIEQYSGQEMTGWLKWCFPYLKDGKEVCTRKNHRMEGDFPGFHSGGSLPPAEVPDGLSRVDFKLQIAAETLPLQLVGGFLGMEQCPDECIMQPLVGWGVVQPDSVK is encoded by the coding sequence ATGTCACAACGGCCAGGACTGGTCAAATCAACAGCAGGAACCGTGCATTTTTCAGTGGACAAGGTAAAGAAGAACCGCAAGCAACTCTCCACCACGTCTTTGCGCAAACAGCTGCTGTCCCGCAACCTCAACAAGGTGCTGTCCTGCAGCCATGATTTCAATCATCAAGTTGTGCAAAGCCATTGGCATCCTCTGCTTCATGCCACCCATGCGGCTTACAGTCTGCATTACCCTTTGCGCATCACTCCCGATGCTTTCTGGATCATGCTTTCCCAGGGATTTGCCCTGCACATTGCCAACAACGCTGAGCTGCTGCGGGATTTCTTTGTGGGGCACCAGGACAAAGAAACCCTGAAGGTGGGCATCCATGATGCACTGGATGCCACAAACTGGCAAAACGCTGTGCAGGACTGGTGCAGTCAGATAGAGCAGCATGTGGGACCAGAGACCACAGGCCTGTTCACCTGCAATTTTTCCACCACCACACCCATCACCCGCACCGCCAGTCAGATTGTGATGATGGATGGTTTGCGTGAATATTTCGATTACCGGGCCATGTTTGTGTGCGGCATCCCAGCCATCACCCTGGAAGGCACTGTCGAAGACTGGGAGAACATCCGGGCCAGGGTGCAGCAAATGGCTTTTTACGACCTGGACTGGTGGACCCGGCACCTGCTTCCCATCTGTGATGAATTGATCCTGACGGCCATGGGAGAACCCTCTCTGGCGTTCTGGCAGGACATTTATTTGCCCATAGAACAGTACAGCGGTCAGGAAATGACCGGCTGGCTGAAATGGTGTTTTCCCTACCTGAAAGATGGAAAGGAAGTCTGCACCCGTAAAAATCACCGCATGGAAGGTGACTTTCCTGGGTTTCACTCAGGAGGCTCTCTGCCTCCTGCTGAGGTTCCAGATGGACTTTCCAGGGTGGATTTCAAGCTGCAAATTGCAGCTGAAACGCTCCCCTTGCAACTGGTGGGTGGATTTCTGGGCATGGAACAGTGCCCTGATGAATGCATCATGCAGCCCCTGGTGGGCTGGGGAGTGGTGCAGCCCGATTCAGTAAAATGA
- a CDS encoding LacI family DNA-binding transcriptional regulator, translating to MSKITINEVARIAGVSIGTVSRVLNNRADVNDQTRKQVLEVVRQLGYVPDAGARKLARGTRGLIAVAPFSSHASNSPYYAIIMDAIQEVLMQHGYTARVIEPSQADPSKVQAFIFPGLRLHDTRLEQLKEKGIPHVVIGRLTEQDIPWVDIDNFKGMQSAVMHLVKLGHTRIAHLTGSPIGQTTFDRLEAYHQTLSAHNIEENPDLILDGGFSELGGYRAVRQALEKGIEFTAIASASDEMAVGAIYALEDAGLRVPYDVSVTGFDDLEIAQVFRPALTTVKQPIREVGHSAAKILLDLLENRPADPIMLPTELVVRSSSGPVKRMVKR from the coding sequence ATGAGCAAAATCACCATCAACGAAGTGGCCCGCATTGCTGGCGTCTCCATTGGAACGGTTTCCCGCGTGCTCAACAACCGCGCGGACGTCAACGACCAGACCCGCAAACAGGTGCTGGAAGTGGTCCGGCAACTCGGATATGTTCCAGATGCTGGAGCCCGCAAACTGGCCAGAGGCACACGTGGCCTGATTGCCGTGGCCCCTTTTTCCAGCCATGCATCCAACAGCCCGTACTACGCCATCATCATGGACGCCATTCAGGAAGTCCTGATGCAGCACGGATACACCGCACGGGTCATCGAACCTTCCCAGGCAGATCCCAGCAAAGTGCAGGCGTTCATCTTTCCAGGTTTGCGGCTGCACGACACCCGTCTGGAACAGCTGAAAGAAAAAGGCATCCCCCACGTGGTGATCGGACGCCTGACCGAGCAGGACATCCCCTGGGTGGACATCGACAACTTCAAGGGCATGCAAAGCGCCGTGATGCACCTTGTGAAACTGGGCCACACCCGCATTGCCCACCTGACTGGAAGCCCCATCGGACAGACCACCTTTGACCGACTGGAGGCCTACCACCAGACCCTCTCTGCCCACAACATCGAAGAAAACCCCGACCTGATTCTGGACGGTGGCTTCAGTGAACTGGGTGGATACCGCGCTGTCAGGCAGGCCCTGGAAAAAGGCATCGAATTCACAGCCATTGCCTCTGCCAGCGATGAAATGGCCGTGGGAGCCATTTATGCTCTGGAAGACGCAGGCCTCCGGGTCCCTTACGACGTGAGCGTTACCGGCTTTGACGACCTGGAAATCGCCCAGGTGTTCAGGCCTGCCCTCACCACCGTCAAACAACCCATCCGCGAAGTGGGCCACTCCGCAGCCAAAATCCTGCTGGATTTGCTGGAAAACCGCCCTGCAGACCCCATCATGCTGCCCACCGAACTGGTGGTGCGCAGTTCCTCGGGACCTGTGAAGCGCATGGTCAAGAGGTAA
- a CDS encoding GNAT family N-acetyltransferase has translation MTLPQIMPGTEVFLSRLRTEDQPTVYQHINQAEYATYGDAHAQPFALETVEQRYAQRMKDPNRMDFGIFLQGSETLIGRVFLHNISCQQQTATLGVGIFRADQLGKGYGTEAVRLMVEYGMFHLNLYNIDLLVLSDNVRAIRSYQKVGFRILGERQGSAVLGGRRLNDTWMDIIRDEVDLSHLRERYFGGAR, from the coding sequence ATGACCCTACCCCAGATCATGCCAGGAACCGAGGTCTTTCTGAGCAGGCTGCGAACCGAAGACCAGCCCACCGTCTACCAGCACATCAATCAGGCTGAGTACGCCACCTACGGTGATGCGCATGCTCAGCCTTTTGCACTGGAAACCGTGGAACAACGGTATGCCCAGCGCATGAAAGATCCCAACCGGATGGATTTCGGAATTTTTTTGCAGGGCTCTGAAACCCTGATTGGCAGGGTTTTCCTGCACAACATTTCCTGCCAGCAACAAACGGCCACCCTGGGGGTGGGGATCTTCCGGGCGGATCAACTCGGCAAAGGTTATGGAACAGAGGCGGTCCGTCTGATGGTGGAATATGGCATGTTCCACCTGAACCTCTACAACATCGATTTGCTGGTGCTCTCAGACAATGTGCGGGCCATCCGGTCCTACCAGAAAGTGGGGTTCCGCATTCTGGGGGAACGTCAGGGCAGTGCTGTGCTGGGAGGTCGCCGCCTCAACGACACCTGGATGGACATCATCCGCGACGAAGTGGATCTGAGTCACCTCAGGGAGCGTTACTTTGGAGGTGCCCGATGA
- the lysX gene encoding lysine biosynthesis protein LysX — protein MADFAIIYDRVRPDEKMLFDALDELGIEYDKVYAPQLKLTFGEGQVPWKAAIERCVSQSRGHAITRALEGFGVKVVNPSHVIEMCGDKLATNARLAAAGIPTPRTGVAFTAESALELIEEFGYPVVMKPTVGSWGRMVSKINDRDAAEAIIEHKEVLGGYQHQIFYIQELVKKPERDIRAFVIGDQCIGAIYRSSEHWITNTARGGKASKCEVTPELNDLAVRAAKAVEGEIVAIDLVEDPERGLLVIEINHTMEFKNSVSTTGVNIPRLMAEYTLQYTK, from the coding sequence ATGGCCGATTTCGCAATCATCTACGACCGTGTGCGCCCCGACGAGAAAATGCTTTTTGATGCCCTGGATGAACTGGGCATAGAGTACGACAAGGTGTACGCACCCCAGTTGAAACTCACTTTCGGTGAAGGACAGGTGCCCTGGAAAGCCGCCATTGAACGCTGTGTGAGCCAGTCCAGAGGCCACGCCATCACCCGTGCCCTGGAAGGCTTCGGGGTGAAGGTGGTCAATCCCAGCCACGTGATCGAAATGTGCGGCGACAAACTCGCCACCAACGCACGTCTGGCCGCTGCAGGCATCCCCACCCCCAGAACTGGAGTGGCTTTCACTGCAGAGAGCGCCCTGGAACTCATCGAGGAATTCGGCTACCCCGTGGTGATGAAACCCACCGTGGGAAGCTGGGGCCGCATGGTCTCCAAGATCAACGACCGGGACGCTGCAGAGGCCATCATTGAGCACAAGGAAGTGCTTGGAGGCTACCAGCACCAGATTTTCTACATCCAGGAACTGGTCAAGAAGCCCGAACGTGACATCCGCGCCTTCGTGATTGGCGACCAGTGCATCGGGGCCATCTACCGCTCCAGCGAACACTGGATCACCAACACCGCCCGTGGTGGCAAGGCCTCCAAATGCGAAGTCACCCCCGAGCTGAACGATCTGGCCGTGCGTGCTGCCAAAGCCGTTGAGGGCGAAATCGTCGCCATTGACCTCGTGGAAGATCCCGAACGTGGCCTGCTGGTCATCGAGATCAACCACACCATGGAATTCAAGAACAGCGTGTCCACCACTGGCGTGAACATCCCCAGACTGATGGCCGAATACACGCTGCAGTACACCAAGTAA
- a CDS encoding SIR2 family NAD-dependent protein deacylase, whose product MERRTKHLVVLSGAGISAESGLSTFRDFNGLWHQYRIEEVASIEAWNQHPRLVLDFYNERRKQAITASPNAGHQALALLEQHYQVTIITQNVDNLHEQAGSSSVVHLHGELFKARSTQDPELVYQLEGPELNWGDTCELGSQLRPHIVWFGEEVPHFKRAAHLVRSADIFIVVGTSLAVYPASSLLNYLPEDTPKYIIDPRRPTLPRISNVSFIQAVASRGLPQLAQELIALQNLTHQG is encoded by the coding sequence ATGGAAAGACGAACCAAACATCTTGTGGTACTCTCTGGCGCTGGCATCTCGGCTGAAAGTGGACTGTCCACCTTTCGGGATTTCAATGGGTTGTGGCATCAATACCGCATCGAGGAAGTGGCCTCCATTGAAGCCTGGAACCAGCACCCCCGTCTGGTGCTGGATTTCTACAACGAACGTCGCAAACAGGCCATCACGGCCAGCCCCAATGCAGGCCATCAGGCCCTGGCCCTTCTGGAGCAGCATTATCAGGTCACCATCATCACCCAGAACGTGGACAACCTGCACGAGCAGGCGGGTTCCAGTTCAGTGGTGCATTTGCATGGGGAGCTGTTCAAGGCAAGGTCCACCCAGGATCCTGAGCTGGTGTACCAGCTGGAGGGACCGGAACTCAACTGGGGCGACACCTGCGAACTGGGATCTCAACTCAGACCGCACATCGTGTGGTTTGGAGAGGAGGTGCCTCACTTCAAACGGGCGGCCCATCTGGTGCGTTCTGCAGACATCTTCATTGTGGTGGGCACTTCGCTGGCGGTTTATCCTGCCTCTTCCCTGCTGAATTACCTGCCCGAAGACACCCCCAAGTACATCATCGATCCCAGAAGGCCCACGTTGCCCCGCATTTCCAATGTGTCTTTCATTCAGGCGGTGGCCAGTCGGGGGTTGCCCCAACTTGCCCAGGAGCTGATTGCCCTGCAAAACCTGACCCATCAAGGATGA
- the pdxR gene encoding MocR-like pyridoxine biosynthesis transcription factor PdxR, producing MSSDLQLSLQRHLKTPLGQQLREQLRRQILQGRLPAGSRLPSTRDVAKACGVTRNTVIAAFEELLAEGLLVSRQGSGTFVNPEVQASTAGMPALKRAPRWMQKPPLQLPVTRPIQPGTLEFRAGLPSLEALNREDWKALWKMVGQTGFPADYQDAQGELELREQVALFVRRSRGIACTAQDVLITSGTIHSLNLISRATLEAGDRVAFEEPGFPLAREVFRHHQAEVLPASVDEDGLRVQDLPDHDPPVLIYTTPSHQFPLGYRMSLPRREALLQYAAQHDALIIEDDYESEFRFDAPLPALAAMDQHGLVAYIGTLSKVFSPALRLGYLVAAPALIERVKVLRQLTDYQHSHVLQMAMLEMLRRGMLDRHIKGMRKVYAQKRQALKEALKDTIPYCKLIGIDAGLHGFLQLPAQVSYALVQQRCAARNVRVEAPDRYYSQNQPLNGLVLGYGGLSLPEIRQGGQVLSEVILQCIAEQNSTGFKAPV from the coding sequence GTGTCTTCTGACCTCCAGCTTTCCCTGCAACGCCACCTGAAAACCCCTCTGGGCCAGCAACTCCGGGAACAACTGCGCCGCCAGATCTTGCAAGGGCGACTTCCTGCAGGATCCCGGTTGCCTTCCACACGCGATGTGGCAAAAGCCTGTGGCGTGACCCGCAACACGGTGATTGCTGCTTTTGAGGAACTGCTGGCTGAGGGGCTTCTGGTCTCCCGCCAGGGATCAGGCACCTTTGTGAACCCGGAAGTGCAGGCCAGCACAGCGGGCATGCCTGCCCTCAAGCGTGCTCCACGCTGGATGCAGAAACCCCCTCTGCAATTGCCTGTCACCCGCCCGATCCAGCCTGGAACCCTTGAATTCCGGGCCGGTTTGCCCAGCCTGGAAGCCCTGAACCGGGAAGACTGGAAAGCCCTGTGGAAAATGGTGGGTCAAACAGGCTTTCCTGCCGATTACCAGGATGCCCAGGGAGAACTGGAATTGCGGGAACAGGTGGCCCTGTTTGTGCGGCGCTCCAGAGGCATTGCCTGCACCGCCCAGGATGTGTTGATCACCTCGGGAACCATCCATTCCCTCAACCTGATTTCCAGAGCGACCCTGGAAGCAGGGGACCGGGTGGCTTTTGAAGAACCCGGTTTTCCCCTGGCCAGAGAGGTGTTCAGGCACCATCAGGCCGAGGTGCTTCCTGCCTCTGTGGATGAGGACGGCCTCAGGGTGCAGGACCTCCCAGACCATGACCCTCCGGTGCTGATTTACACCACCCCCAGCCATCAGTTTCCTCTGGGGTACCGCATGTCCCTCCCCAGAAGGGAAGCCCTGCTGCAATACGCAGCCCAGCATGATGCCCTGATCATTGAAGACGACTACGAAAGCGAATTCCGTTTTGATGCCCCCCTCCCTGCACTGGCGGCCATGGACCAGCATGGACTGGTGGCTTACATTGGCACGCTCTCCAAGGTGTTTTCTCCAGCGTTGCGTCTGGGGTATCTGGTGGCAGCCCCTGCCCTGATTGAACGGGTGAAGGTGCTCAGGCAACTCACCGACTACCAGCATTCCCATGTGTTGCAGATGGCCATGCTGGAAATGCTGCGCAGGGGCATGCTGGACCGCCACATCAAAGGGATGCGCAAGGTGTACGCCCAGAAAAGGCAAGCCCTCAAGGAAGCCCTGAAGGACACCATCCCTTATTGCAAATTGATCGGGATTGATGCAGGCTTGCACGGCTTTTTGCAGCTTCCGGCACAGGTCTCGTATGCCCTGGTGCAGCAGAGGTGTGCGGCCAGAAATGTGCGGGTGGAAGCCCCGGACCGGTATTACAGCCAGAATCAGCCCCTCAATGGACTGGTGCTCGGGTATGGGGGGCTTTCCCTGCCAGAAATTCGCCAGGGCGGTCAGGTGCTCAGCGAAGTGATTCTGCAATGCATTGCTGAACAAAACTCCACAGGCTTTAAAGCACCCGTTTGA
- the lysW gene encoding lysine biosynthesis protein LysW, with the protein MAATNFECPECGASIELNSPELGELVVCDECGAELEVTSLDPATLSLAPQEAEDWGE; encoded by the coding sequence ATGGCAGCAACCAACTTTGAGTGCCCCGAATGCGGCGCAAGCATCGAACTGAACAGCCCCGAACTTGGCGAACTGGTCGTCTGTGACGAGTGCGGAGCCGAACTGGAAGTGACCAGCCTCGATCCCGCCACCCTCAGCCTTGCTCCCCAGGAAGCCGAAGACTGGGGCGAGTAA
- the argC gene encoding N-acetyl-gamma-glutamyl-phosphate reductase encodes MSKLKVGIVGGSGYAGGEFLRLALNHPNLEITQVTSERNAGDPITFVHPNLRGRTNLKFRRMADLEPVDVLVLALPHGNAAKRFSQFAGLADTIIDLSADFRIKDLDLYKKYYNEDHPAPELVDQWVYGNPELHREELKGAKRIACAGCFATSAILALYPLLKLGVPQPKDIIVTGLVGSSAAGASASAASHHPERDNSYRVYAATGHRHYAELHQELPGNFPIHLTAIAGPHVRGILTTAQLWIPDGYSERDVWGAFREVYGSEPFIRIVKVRKGIHRYPDPKLVSGTNYCDIGFEVDQESGRVVVMSAIDNLVKGTAGHAIQSLNIAQGWEETLGLEFAGLHP; translated from the coding sequence ATGAGCAAACTGAAAGTTGGAATTGTCGGCGGGTCCGGTTACGCAGGGGGCGAGTTCCTGCGTCTGGCCCTGAACCACCCGAACCTTGAAATCACCCAGGTCACCAGTGAGCGCAACGCTGGGGATCCCATCACCTTCGTGCACCCCAATCTGCGTGGACGCACCAATTTGAAATTCCGCCGCATGGCCGATCTGGAACCTGTGGATGTTCTGGTGCTGGCCTTGCCCCACGGTAATGCCGCCAAGCGTTTCAGCCAGTTTGCCGGTCTGGCAGACACCATCATTGACCTGTCTGCAGATTTTCGCATCAAGGACCTGGACCTCTACAAGAAGTACTACAACGAGGACCACCCCGCCCCTGAACTGGTGGACCAGTGGGTTTACGGCAACCCTGAACTCCACCGCGAAGAACTGAAGGGTGCAAAACGCATTGCTTGCGCGGGTTGCTTTGCCACCAGTGCCATTCTGGCCCTTTATCCCCTGCTGAAACTGGGCGTGCCCCAGCCCAAAGACATCATCGTGACGGGTCTGGTGGGTTCCAGCGCTGCAGGGGCCAGCGCCAGCGCTGCCAGCCATCACCCCGAGCGGGACAACAGCTACCGCGTGTACGCCGCCACCGGGCACCGCCACTACGCCGAGCTGCACCAGGAGCTTCCCGGCAACTTCCCCATCCACCTGACCGCCATTGCTGGTCCTCACGTGCGTGGCATCCTGACCACCGCCCAGTTGTGGATTCCCGATGGTTACAGCGAACGTGACGTGTGGGGCGCTTTCCGTGAAGTGTACGGCAGCGAGCCCTTCATCCGCATTGTGAAGGTGCGCAAGGGCATCCACCGTTACCCCGATCCCAAGCTGGTGTCTGGCACCAACTACTGCGACATCGGCTTCGAGGTGGACCAGGAGTCGGGCCGCGTGGTGGTCATGAGCGCCATCGACAACCTGGTGAAAGGCACCGCAGGTCATGCCATCCAGTCCCTGAACATTGCCCAGGGCTGGGAGGAAACGCTGGGGCTGGAGTTTGCGGGGCTGCATCCTTAA
- a CDS encoding DUF1572 family protein, whose translation MDDLTLHHLNTTRKVFSTYKALAEKALNQVSDQEFFQTIDSESNSLALIVKHLGGNMRSRWTNYLTEDGEKPDRNRDGEFLIEEDSRASLMAGWEEGWRLAFKALDDVPDLQYVVKIRGQDHTILEAIERQVAHTSYHIGQMVFLAKHLKSDKWQNLSMPRNRK comes from the coding sequence ATGGACGATTTGACCCTGCATCATTTGAACACCACCCGCAAGGTTTTCAGCACCTACAAGGCCCTGGCAGAGAAAGCCCTGAATCAGGTTTCAGATCAGGAATTCTTTCAGACCATCGACAGTGAAAGCAACAGCCTGGCCCTGATTGTCAAGCACCTGGGTGGCAACATGCGTTCCAGATGGACCAACTACCTGACTGAAGATGGCGAGAAACCTGACCGCAACCGCGATGGGGAATTCCTGATCGAGGAAGACAGCCGTGCTTCCCTGATGGCGGGCTGGGAGGAAGGCTGGAGGCTGGCCTTCAAAGCCCTTGACGATGTGCCAGATTTGCAATACGTGGTGAAAATTCGCGGCCAGGACCACACCATTCTGGAGGCCATTGAACGTCAGGTGGCCCACACCTCCTACCACATCGGGCAGATGGTGTTTCTGGCCAAGCATCTGAAAAGCGACAAATGGCAGAACCTGAGCATGCCCAGAAACAGAAAGTGA
- a CDS encoding aspartate aminotransferase family protein, translating to MTATTPNWLELEQKYDSGVYNKHQIVMVKGKDATVWDSEGNEYIDCVGGYGVANIGHCNEDVVEAIKQQAETLLVMPQTLPNDKRAEFLDELVGVLPEGLNRIFLCSTGTEAMEAAKKFAVTATGGRSKFVAMKRGFSGRTLGALALTWEPKYREPFKGVMDQNVEFVAYGDIEALAAAIDENTAAVIMEPVQGEGGVRPGAVEFIQAARKLTREKGALLILDEIQTGFCRTGKMFACEHSGVVPDGMTLAKAMAGGVPIGAFAMTAEVADKMPKGGHGTTFGGNPLAMAAGVAAIRFMKRTQLWKQAEEKGNYFMQKLREIGSPKIREVRGLGLMIGVELKEKSAPYITALEHEHHVLTLQATPLVVRFLPPLTISYEQIDQAVEAFKTVLNKAES from the coding sequence ATGACTGCAACCACCCCCAACTGGCTGGAACTGGAACAAAAATACGACAGCGGTGTTTACAACAAGCACCAGATCGTGATGGTGAAAGGCAAAGACGCCACCGTCTGGGACAGCGAGGGCAACGAGTACATCGACTGCGTGGGCGGTTACGGTGTGGCCAACATCGGACACTGCAATGAAGACGTGGTGGAGGCGATCAAACAGCAGGCCGAAACCCTGCTGGTGATGCCCCAGACCCTGCCCAACGACAAACGTGCCGAATTTCTGGATGAACTGGTGGGTGTGCTTCCCGAAGGTCTGAACCGCATTTTCCTGTGTTCCACCGGCACCGAAGCCATGGAGGCCGCCAAGAAATTTGCCGTGACCGCCACCGGAGGCCGCAGCAAATTTGTGGCCATGAAACGGGGCTTTTCGGGCCGCACCCTGGGCGCACTGGCCCTCACCTGGGAGCCCAAGTACCGTGAGCCCTTCAAAGGCGTGATGGACCAGAACGTGGAATTCGTGGCTTACGGGGACATTGAAGCCCTGGCTGCCGCCATTGACGAAAACACTGCTGCAGTGATCATGGAACCCGTGCAGGGCGAGGGGGGTGTGCGTCCCGGTGCTGTGGAATTCATTCAGGCTGCCCGCAAACTGACCAGAGAAAAAGGTGCCCTCCTGATCCTGGATGAGATCCAGACCGGCTTTTGCCGCACCGGCAAGATGTTTGCCTGTGAGCACTCTGGTGTGGTGCCAGACGGCATGACCCTGGCCAAAGCCATGGCAGGCGGGGTGCCCATCGGGGCTTTCGCCATGACTGCAGAAGTGGCAGACAAAATGCCCAAAGGCGGTCACGGCACCACTTTCGGAGGAAACCCCCTGGCCATGGCCGCAGGTGTGGCTGCCATCCGTTTCATGAAACGCACCCAGCTCTGGAAACAGGCCGAAGAAAAAGGCAATTACTTCATGCAGAAGCTGCGTGAAATTGGCAGCCCCAAAATCCGTGAAGTGCGCGGTCTGGGCCTGATGATCGGGGTGGAGCTCAAAGAGAAGAGCGCCCCCTACATCACCGCTCTGGAGCACGAGCACCACGTGTTGACCCTGCAGGCCACCCCTCTGGTGGTGCGCTTCCTGCCCCCCCTGACCATCTCCTATGAGCAGATTGATCAGGCCGTGGAGGCTTTCAAAACCGTGCTGAACAAAGCCGAAAGCTGA